The proteins below come from a single Streptomyces sp. M92 genomic window:
- a CDS encoding diaminopimelate decarboxylase produces MSDGTDVGGDLGGTGAERAARRDEAVRAAVEQGLLGPDAPIVGLLDVAGIRESAAALRAAFDAVTAPGTAVLHAFAVKATPLVPVVRLLHEEGIGAEVASPGELALARAAGVPPERTVLDSPAKTPGELREALALGIAVNADNPQELARIDALMADGRSTSPLGIRVNPQVGGGSIEALSTATATSKFGVALRDEGAREWVVRAYLDRPWLTRLHAHTGSQGIPLALMAEGVAATYALAEEINERAGRRQVDTLDIGGGLPVNFATDETTPAYAEYARVLRETVPGLFDGRYGLVTEFGRSLLAKHGTVVARVEYAKNAGGRPVAVTHAGVQVATRTVYAPGAWPLRIAAYDGKGLPKAGPDVVQDVAGPACFAGDLLAAGRALPLLEQGDYAAALDTGAYYFAHHYAYNSLARPGVYGFGTDGFGGVAFATVREAQSVAEIVSEAGGAHTDALTTRLR; encoded by the coding sequence CGGACGTGGGCGGAGACCTGGGCGGCACCGGCGCGGAGCGGGCGGCGCGGCGGGACGAGGCGGTGCGGGCGGCCGTGGAGCAGGGGCTGCTGGGGCCCGACGCCCCGATCGTCGGGCTGCTGGACGTCGCGGGCATCCGCGAGTCGGCGGCGGCACTGCGGGCGGCGTTCGACGCGGTGACGGCACCCGGGACTGCGGTGCTGCACGCCTTCGCGGTGAAGGCGACCCCGCTGGTCCCGGTGGTGCGGCTGCTGCACGAGGAGGGCATCGGCGCCGAGGTCGCGAGCCCGGGCGAGCTGGCCCTGGCCCGGGCGGCGGGGGTGCCGCCGGAGCGGACGGTGCTGGATTCGCCCGCCAAGACGCCGGGCGAGCTGCGGGAAGCGCTGGCGCTGGGCATCGCGGTCAACGCGGACAACCCGCAGGAGCTGGCGCGCATCGACGCCCTGATGGCCGACGGGAGGAGCACGTCCCCGCTCGGCATCCGGGTCAACCCGCAGGTCGGCGGGGGCTCCATCGAGGCGCTGTCGACGGCGACGGCGACCTCGAAGTTCGGGGTGGCGCTGCGCGACGAGGGTGCCCGCGAGTGGGTGGTGCGGGCGTATCTGGACCGGCCGTGGCTGACCCGGCTGCACGCGCACACCGGCTCCCAGGGCATCCCGCTGGCGCTGATGGCCGAGGGCGTGGCGGCGACGTACGCGCTCGCCGAGGAGATCAACGAGCGGGCGGGCCGCCGGCAGGTCGACACGCTCGACATCGGCGGCGGGCTGCCGGTGAACTTCGCGACGGACGAGACGACCCCGGCGTACGCCGAGTACGCGCGCGTGCTGCGCGAGACGGTGCCGGGGCTGTTCGACGGGCGGTACGGGCTGGTCACCGAGTTCGGGCGGTCACTGCTGGCCAAGCACGGCACGGTGGTGGCGCGCGTGGAGTACGCCAAGAACGCCGGGGGCCGGCCGGTCGCGGTGACGCACGCGGGCGTGCAGGTCGCCACGCGGACGGTGTACGCGCCGGGGGCGTGGCCGCTGCGGATCGCCGCGTACGACGGCAAGGGGCTGCCGAAGGCGGGGCCGGACGTGGTGCAGGACGTGGCGGGCCCGGCGTGCTTCGCGGGCGACCTGCTGGCGGCGGGGCGTGCGCTGCCTTTGCTGGAGCAGGGGGACTACGCGGCGGCGCTGGACACGGGGGCGTACTACTTCGCGCACCACTACGCGTACAACTCGCTGGCGCGTCCCGGGGTTTACGGATTCGGGACGGACGGTTTTGGGGGCGTCGCCTTCGCGACCGTGCGGGAGGCCCAGTCGGTGGCGGAGATCGTGTCGGAGGCGGGCGGAGCACACACGGACGCGCTCACGACCCGGCTGAGGTGA